A stretch of Cellulosilyticum sp. I15G10I2 DNA encodes these proteins:
- the splB gene encoding spore photoproduct lyase, which translates to MFVPNTVVFEKTALDYTLGSQIYENFKKKPDIKIVEVSSNKIGSLIPGENMYEKYRAGKKILVVGVKKGMKFQSCKPSAHYQLPLVSGCMGQCEYCYLNTQLGDKPFVRIYVNIEEILSQTERYIQERSPEITFFEGAATSDPIPVEPYTHILKKTIEYFGQREFGRFRFVTKYNDIESLLDAKHNGHTTIRFSLNTQRVIKSYEHFTTSAKIRIEAAAKLAQKGYPIGFIIAPVLLYEGWQKEYKELLIYLKGTLPPDLDKPVEFEVISHRFTIKAKNIILKIFPETTLPMEEEERKFKYGQFGYGKYVYTKEELAEIKRFFEDELQDLFPNKQIQYII; encoded by the coding sequence ATGTTTGTTCCAAATACAGTTGTTTTTGAAAAAACAGCATTAGACTATACACTTGGAAGTCAAATTTATGAAAATTTCAAAAAAAAGCCAGATATTAAAATAGTGGAAGTATCTTCTAATAAAATAGGAAGTTTAATACCTGGTGAAAATATGTATGAAAAATATCGAGCTGGTAAAAAGATATTAGTAGTGGGCGTTAAAAAGGGTATGAAATTTCAAAGCTGTAAACCTTCAGCGCATTACCAGCTTCCTCTTGTAAGCGGGTGCATGGGGCAGTGTGAATATTGTTATTTAAATACACAGCTTGGAGATAAACCTTTTGTTAGAATCTATGTTAATATTGAAGAAATACTTAGTCAGACAGAAAGATATATCCAAGAAAGAAGCCCCGAGATCACTTTTTTTGAAGGCGCCGCGACTTCAGATCCTATTCCAGTAGAACCGTATACCCATATTCTTAAAAAAACAATAGAGTACTTTGGTCAGCGAGAATTTGGAAGATTTAGGTTTGTTACAAAATACAATGATATTGAAAGTTTATTAGATGCAAAGCATAACGGGCATACAACCATAAGATTCAGTTTAAATACACAGCGGGTTATAAAAAGCTATGAACATTTTACAACATCAGCTAAAATAAGAATAGAGGCTGCTGCAAAACTTGCTCAGAAAGGATATCCTATAGGATTTATCATAGCGCCAGTTTTGCTTTATGAGGGGTGGCAGAAAGAATATAAAGAGTTGTTGATATATTTAAAAGGTACACTGCCACCGGATTTAGATAAGCCTGTTGAGTTTGAAGTTATTTCACATCGCTTTACAATCAAAGCTAAAAATATTATTTTGAAGATTTTCCCGGAAACAACCTTGCCTATGGAGGAAGAAGAAAGGAAGTTTAAATACGGACAATTTGGCTATGGGAAATATGTGTATACCAAGGAAGAACTTGCAGAAATTAAAAGGTTTTTCGAAGATGAGCTTCAAGATTTATTTCCAAATAAGCAGATTCAATATATTATATAA